From Desmodus rotundus isolate HL8 chromosome 12, HLdesRot8A.1, whole genome shotgun sequence, one genomic window encodes:
- the BNIPL gene encoding bcl-2/adenovirus E1B 19 kDa-interacting protein 2-like protein, with amino-acid sequence MGTIQEAGEKTLDLGVTENAEAAGLATSLRLGELELKEEWQDEEFPSLLPEKADSSEDPDNPKRDSQAGTPSTLALCGHRAMRKRLCAPDLQLILTKKPGDNEASSTHSAPSSSDGSSDLEVDELETPSGSEQLDSGHEFEWEDELPQAEGLGASEAAERLGQGCMWDVAGDNGHRWRVFRTGQRELRVDMTVIEPYKKVLSHGGYHGDGLNAVILFASCYLPRSSIPNYTYVMEHLFRYIVGTLELLVAENYLLVHLSGATGRAQVPPLSWIRQCYRTLDRRLKKNLRALVVVHATWYVKAFLALLRPFISSKFSRKIRFLNSLGELAQLISLDQIHIPEAVRELDQDLHGSGRT; translated from the exons ATGGGAACTATACAAGAGGCAGGAGAAAAGACATTGGATCTTGG GGTCACAGAGAATGCAGAAGCAGCGGGACTAGCAACATCCCTGAGACTTGGGGAACTGGAGCTGAAGGAGGAGTGGCAGGATGAAGAATTCCCTAG tttgcTTCCTGAGAAGGCTGACTCTTCTGAAGATCCTGATAATCCTAAAAGAGACTCACAGGCAG GTACCCCCAGCACTTTAGCCCTGTGTGGCCACCGGGCCATGCGTAAGCGTCTATGTGCCCCAGATTTGCAACTGATTTTGACAAAGAAGCCTGGAGATAACGAAGCTTCTTCCACCCACTCAGCACCTTCCTCTTCTGATGGTAGCTCTGACCTGGAAGTAGATGAATTAGAGACACCTTCAGGCTCCGAGCAGCTGGACAGTGGACATGAATTTGAATGGGAAG ATGAGCTGCCCCAGGCAGAGGGTCTGGGAGCCAGTGAGGCAGCTGAAAGGCTGGGCCAGGGTTGTATGTGGGATGTGGCTGGAGATAATGGTCATCGCTGGAGGGTGTTCCGAACAGGGCAGCGGGAGCTGCGAGTGGACATGACGGTCATTGAGCCCTATAAGAAAGTCCTGTCTCATGGAG GTTACCATGGTGATGGCCTCAATGCTGTCATCCTCTTTGCTTCCTGTTACCTACCCAGAAGCAGCATCCCCAACTACACCTATGTCATGGAACACTTATTTAG GTATATAGTGGGAACTCTAGAGCTGCTGGTAGCTGAAAATTATCTGCTTGTTCATTTGAGTGGAGCCACAGGCCGGGCCCAAGTTCCACCTCTGAGCTGGATACGCCAGTGTTACCGGACTCTGGATCGGCG GCTAAAGAAGAACCTGCGCGCCCTGGTGGTTGTCCATGCTACGTGGTATGTGAAGGCGTTCCTGGCACTGCTCCGGCCCTTCATCAG TTCCAAGTTCTCGCGCAAGATTCGTTTTCTGAATAGCCTGGGAGAACTGGCCCAACTCATCTCCTTGGATCAGATCCACATCCCTGAAGCTGTCAGAGA